The following nucleotide sequence is from Patescibacteria group bacterium.
GCTGAAACATTACCTTGTCTCCTTCTTTATACTGATTCTTTTCATCATGCACTTTATACTTTTTGCTGGCGGCATACCTTTTACCGTATTTGGAATTTTTCTTGATTCGATCCACTCTCACGACGATTGTTTTGTCCATTTTGTCGCTAACAACAAGACCATTAAACTTTTTTTTAAAAACTTCTTTCTTTTGGCTTAAGTTGTCTTTGTCTGTTTTTTCGTTTTTCATACTAAATAATATATTAATTCAACTTGCCCTTCCCTAGTCTCAACTTATTCAATAACGTAAGAACGCGGGCGATTGTTTCCCTCGTCTTCCTTATCTCCCGAATATTCTTCAATTGCTTATTGGCGTCTTTGAAACGCAAATCTCTCAATTTTTCCCTTGTTTGGGACAAAATTTTTTGCAATTCTTTCTCTTCTTTATTTTTTAATTCTTTAAATTCCATATTTATTCGCCTTATTTTTACTTACCCGTGTTTTTTAACAAACCGGCATTTTATCGGCAGCTTATGGGAAGCGAAAGTCATCGCTTCCTTTGCTTCCTTTTCGCTCACGCCCTCTATTTCAAATAAAATCATGCCCGGCTTCACAACCGCCACATAATGGTCTACCGCCCCCTTGCCTTTGCCCATTGGAATTTCTCCGCCTTTCTGCGTCACCGATTTATCAGGAAAAATTCTTATCCACATTTTTCCGCCTTTTTTTACATATCTGGTCAAAACCTTTCTGGCGGCTTCAATCTGCCGGGAAGTAATCCAATGAGCCTCCGCGGCCTTTAAGCCAAAACTGCCAAAACTAACTTCAACAAACCGGCTGGCTTTTCCGCCGCGTTTTACTTTATGGCTCTTCCTGTATTTAGTTTTTTTTGGCATCAACATAGATTACAAATTACAAATCTTTTACAAATATTACAAATGTCAGAAATCTATTTACAATTTTTAAATATTATCGTTATAAATTTCTAATTTCTCCCGTCGTAACCGGATCCCGCCCACAGCCCCGCTTTAGCGGAGCCTCGCCTTTGGCCACCGCATTTTGCGGGGTCACGCCAAAGGGCGACGACGGAACGTGGCC
It contains:
- the rplP gene encoding 50S ribosomal protein L16; this encodes MLMPKKTKYRKSHKVKRGGKASRFVEVSFGSFGLKAAEAHWITSRQIEAARKVLTRYVKKGGKMWIRIFPDKSVTQKGGEIPMGKGKGAVDHYVAVVKPGMILFEIEGVSEKEAKEAMTFASHKLPIKCRFVKKHG
- the rpmC gene encoding 50S ribosomal protein L29 encodes the protein MEFKELKNKEEKELQKILSQTREKLRDLRFKDANKQLKNIREIRKTRETIARVLTLLNKLRLGKGKLN
- the rpsQ gene encoding 30S ribosomal protein S17, yielding MKNEKTDKDNLSQKKEVFKKKFNGLVVSDKMDKTIVVRVDRIKKNSKYGKRYAASKKYKVHDEKNQYKEGDKVMFQQCRPISRDKKWRVIYNTK